From the Hevea brasiliensis isolate MT/VB/25A 57/8 chromosome 13, ASM3005281v1, whole genome shotgun sequence genome, the window TTCATTATCAAAAGACCAGAGAGATGCAGAAGTAGCAATCCATTCCCCATGAGATTTTCAGTCATTCATTTCTGCTAACAAGTTTGTGCATTCCATTTAAGTCATGAAATTCCACTCGATAAAGAAATGTATTGGCAGAAACAAACCATTGTAACAAAAAAAATTTTTACAACAGCAATTTTCACAGTTTCCATCATCCCATCATGTATATCAGCCTTAAAACCACTTTTTGTCCCCTATCAATGAATTGAAAAGAGAAGTGGCAGTTGATCTGGCAACTTTATGATTCAGAAGTTCATTTTCAATTTGTTTGAATTATATGTTGCCTTATTACGTGCCAGTGAAAATTGGACCATTATTGAAAAACTGAATCTAATTGGACATTATTACCTACTAAAGTTGGCAACCAATAGCCATCAGGATATTGACGACTATTACAATGTATACTAACCGTAGATGGAATGTAATAAACAGTGAGTAACAAAAATGATGTGAAATAAAGGGCGCTGTACACACAGCATGTTACAGCTCTGCAAGAGAATGAAGAATACAAGAGCAGAGTGAaaattttatgtaaatttaattttacATGTTTTTACCAATTCTGAGAATTGTTATAGCCCTATCTATACTGAATAATTTCAATCTAATACCAGTAATGCTTAATAATCGCTAGTACTTAAATGTGATTCTAACTGGGCAAGACGAGAGAGGGGGTGGGGTTGTTGTGTGGTGTGTGTGGGTGTAAATTAATATGGAATTTTAGTTACTGCTGATTCTGCTGCCTCTGTTGTACGAAATTCGAATGATTTTGTGATGCATTCTGAAGTGTCACCAAATTTTGTGCATTTGGTGGCATATTACCAAATGCACCTTGAGAACCAAGTTGCTGCTGCTGTTGAGGCTGCTGTGGCTGTATGGGCATCATACTACCAGGATTCGACACTCCCATATTAAACACTGCAAACAAAAGCCCCAACTGAATTTCAGCCCCATACACCAACACTCAAAATACCTGAAACATTTGTTTCCGACAAATGCTTATGGCCTTGAGAGCACTCCACTTAAAACTTACAAAACAAAGGCAGTTACAGCCACACATGCTAGTGATTAGGAAGGAGGCCAAAAAAATTAGGGGAGAAAAGGATATCAAGGAAAaatcaaagattaaaaaaaatataagaagTGCAAAATAAAAGTCAAATAACATAGCAAGGTGAACAAAAGGGAATACAAAGGACGTAGTTCATACTTTGATCATTCAGAATTTGGGATGCATGACTCCTCTGGGGATTGCTACCAGTTAATCCAAACTGCATGAGATATTGAGCATGTAAAAATAAGTTGTTACGTTATTGATAACTCTCTAATGTATGGTACACAAACAGTAATATATTAAACCACGGTGGAAAAGCAGATTATAAGTTTTCTAGGGTTCATCTATATCACAATAAACCAAATCTCCCATTCAGGATTCAGTGAAAGAAAAATTCCACCATACTGCTAGTTGCTTCTCATTTATCAGAGACTCAGGGTCAAATTCTGGCGGTTCAAGATCTTTCATATGTTCTTGGTGAATACAAAATGCAGTGACATCTTAATAAGCTCCAATTCCCCTCCTCCCACCCCCTTCTCCCACTTATTTGTTAGTTgccaaaaagaaaaggaagataAAATTGGAAAAGCATATACCTGCATTCGTGGCACAAGTGGTTGAGACGACATTGTAGCCGACATGTTTGGAATCtagaaaatgagaataaatttaaATTGTTAGCTCCTCAGTAAATGCACTCGTTCTTTACAGAACTAATAAATTTTTATGACTTTCTTTTGAAAAATTTCCTTATACAGGTTTAAAATGTTAAGGGGCCTAATGGCGGCCAAAGCTAAACACGCAGGAAGGTGTTAGAAACAAGAAAAAGTGAGATTGATGTCTAACATTAATAAATATAACAAGAAGAGGTTGCATAATGGAACAAATATGGAATTCATAGAGGCAACCCACCATGACCATATTAATCAAAATTAACAACAGAAACATGAGAAAATTTGCTAACAATTACAGCTGACACAAAATGGATCATATGAGACTATAAGAGTGAATGAACATATCTGACCATCTGGGTATTTGGTGCCCCCTGAGCAGCATTAAACAGTGCATTATTTGCAGTACCAGAAAACTGGCTCAAATGGCGATTTAACTGATTCCCTTGGTTAAGTGGGTTTTGACCCATGCCATGCTGAACATATCCAGAGGGCAGTTGCCTACCCTGAAATTGCTGGTGTCCCAGTGGCTGAGAAAATTGCATCTGATGTTGTCCATGTAACCGGTGAGAAATTGATTTGAACCAAACaattattacaaaaataaaagataaaaaatataaaagggACACATCAATCAGTCCTATAATTCAAGACTGAGATAAGGTATCAGGTTAAGTATTTAATTCAGATGAAAAGTGCAGCAATAGCCAACCCCACTCCCCAACACGCCCCCTCTCTTCTccaccaaaataataataataataataataataataataataataataataaaatttgggggtTCTCTGTTGGTTACTTTAGCTTTCAGATCACCTACCTACATTAATCAACAAAGTGCCCATAGCTTAACTTGATTGAGATTGTCATGGTATAAAAATAAATATCGTAAATTTTTATTGgtgaatactcaactcaactcaactcaattaaactaagtctttatctcaataatttggaatcggctatatggattctttttctccactctaaacgattttaggttaaatcctcaaaaatgtgtaatacttctaggtcatgttataatactctcctccaagtcaatttaggtataccccttcttttctttctatcatttaacctaatgtgctctacttatctaactgatgcctccgtatgtctacgcttcacataaccAAATCATCTTAttctcccttctctcaatttatcctcaattggcaccactcctaccttttctctaatactctcattacgaattttatctagtctagtatgaccactcatccatcttaacattctcatctccgcaactcttatcttagacacatacgactccttcagtgcccaacactcactaccatataacatggccggtcgtatggctgtacggtaaaattttcctttcaacttattgggaatcttgcgatcacataaaactcccatgatacttctttacttcaaccatccggctttaatactATGACTAGCATCCTCCTCGCATCCCCCatttacttgaaggattgagccgaaatatttaaagtgattactttagggcaataccactccatcgaaactaactccttccctatcaccagttcggccttcactgaacttacaatgcatgtattctgtcttcgttctacttaacttaaaaccctttgactctagagcacttctccaaagctctaactttctattgattCCTTCTCGCATCTCATCTATTAGAATTATATCATCTGTAAACATCATGCactaagggatactctcttgtatatgtttcgtcaattcatctaaaactaatgtaaaaaggtaagggcttacagctgaaccttgctgtaatccaattgagatagaaaaatctcttgtgtcccctcccactatgtGCATAATCgtagttgctcctttatacatatctttaaacacttgtatgtacctaatagataccctattttgttctaacactctccataagacatcttttGTAACACTATCACAAGTCttttccaaatcgataaaaatcaattgtaaatctttcttcacatatctatatttctccatcaagcttctaatgagaaagatcgcttccatagttgaacgaccgagcatgaagccaaattgattgggagagatagaagtgtcatgacatagtcgatgttccccaactctctcctacaacttcatagtatggctcatgtaattcccctatagtttaagcaactctgtatgtctaccttatttttaaaaatagatactaaaatactcctcctccattcatcaggcattttttttttagtttagaatcttattaaataatttagttaaccatgccactctcatatctcccaaacacttccacacttcaattggtactcCATCGGCCCCAtaagctttacccactttcattcttttaagatttacccactttcattctcttaagtgcttcctttacttctacagatctaatacttctagtataattcacattcttttctattgctctgtagtctatattcacgttattaccaatttgactattgttaaagaaatcatcaaaataatttctccatttttCTTTAGTGTCCTCAACTTTCACcaatatttttccttctttatcgttaatgcacctaacttgattgagatcttgacatttcttttctctcctccttgctaatctataaatatctttctccccttctttagcttcaagtttctcatataacttttcaaaggactgtgctcttgcttgactaactgtcttttttatctctttctttgctatcttgtactgttcatatgcctcattgttatcacacttaggtaatttcttataccattccctctttctcatcactgccttttgtacttcctcattccaccaccatctctctttcgAGGGTGGttcatgtcctctagactctccaagtacctttctagctacttctctaatctttgatgccatctgtatccacatatcattggcctccacatccagcttccatgctcggactcgagaagctcatttttgaacttcacttgctttacttctttgaactcccaccactttgttcgagctacactatttcttctagtcttacttgaattgttcttaaacttgacatccaagaccactaaccaatGTTgatttgttaaagcctctcctggaatgaccttgcaatcattgcatagagctctatttgtcttcctagttaaaaggaagtcaatttggcttctatgttgcccacttttaaaaGTTACTAAatttgactctctttttataaggtaggtatttgctagtattaggtcgtatgccatagccaAATCCATgatactttttccctcctcatttcggctgtcaaaaccaaaacctccatgaacattctcataaccttgcctatcacttcctacatgtccattcaaatctccaccgatgaaaacattctcttcattcggtatgctttgcattagatcatccatatcttcccaaaacctttgtttactttcactactagtcctatttgtggggcataagcactaactacatttattgtttctccttctagtactagttttactagtataattctatcttctactcttttcacagctattacaacatctttcaatatcctgtctatgattatgcccacttcgttcttgttcctctcctttccggtaaaccacagtttgtaccctgaattatccACTTCTTTGCTTCTCTCTCCtccccatttagtctcctgaatgcaagcaatattcacccttctcattTCCAAGGTATCCATAAGCTTCATTAATTTTCCTaaaagtgatccaacattccaagtaccaaccctaatTCTCCTCATATCCTGTTCCTTCttaattgatctccttctatgatatcttctattattctctatacctatcttgtgttctgttccactatctgtcctatggactaacttctttacccacacccgtccatgatgtgagaACCCTTACTCATTTAACACTACACTCATTTAACCCTTACTCATTTAACActacgcgtcgctttcggtgaacgccctacattcttaaatatttctcactacacccggactCCGATGAAGTGTGTTGTAAGTAGAGGAcgtcccaacgtttatatcatttgaatccatatcataaggtgtgacgaaatttttacgctggttgtcacataCTGCAACCCTCCTCCTTGTATCGGTGAATCTGACCCAAAATTTCTTCTTTATTGAGTAAATCGCCAAGAGCAAGCACTTCTCTACATGTCTACTCTTGAAGATTGAAAAATGCCTCTAATGGAAACTAAACTCATGATTCTGCTAGCATCAGTTTTGCTGGTTTTCAGCAATAAAGATTTTTGAGAAGGCTTAATCCAATTGTAACATAGTGAAGACATGAAATACACCTTGATTACCAATTTCATTATATTGAACATATGACTCATGATACATACAAGTATATTTCATGGATCAGTATATCCATGAATTCCATGAGCTCCAAAATTTCTGCCACATACATTTTCTCCTATAgaaaaaattatatttcatatttCAATCGTGGAGATGCCCAACAATATAGGAACAGATACCCAAAATACTACTAATTTTGTTCAATTGTGTCCTGTATGTATATGTTTGTTTCTTCACATGATAAAAAACGGAAAACAAATTGTATGCTCTCATAAAATCCCCAGAACTTTATACATACAGAtgttaacaaaatatcaaaacttatcttttttttaaaaaaaaaaaaaaaagaagccacATAAATACAATGTCATAGGCTATTAGGTTCCAATAAGGGaaaaataaacaagaaaacaacgtTAACCAAATAAATGATGATTATAAGAATAGCAATTACAACGTTACCTGCTGAAATTTCTGTTGACTCTGTCCCTGCAAATCATGCAGCTGTGGCAGCTGGTTCTGCAAAATTTTTAATCAGATATTAAACAAGAAAAGAAACGCTACAGCAAACTTACTGAGATTATAACTTCTGCTAACTGCAACAGAAGTTGGGGATATGAAATACACAATTCAAAGAACTGTTAACTGAATTAGCAATCAAGTGGAGCTAAGTTTTTAAAAAAATCTATCTGTACTGTTTGATAGTCTACTCCAAATCACTACACATATATAAGTTTAACCACTTCAACAAAAATCCTAATACctccacaattttttttttttaaattattgaacTGCCTGGCTCTAGTATAATTTTAGCTAAAAATTCAATGTTTTAAATGAAAAAGTTCAAAATATTTAGGCAAAATGATGGTGAGATACAAAGATGGAGGCACACAAGGCTTCACGAAAGTACTCATCATACAAATTAAGATCTTATATTTCAAAAAGTTGTTGAAGATAGTTCCTATTTATTTTGAAATCAAGCCATTCATTATTGTTGAAAATCATAATTTTGGATAAAAACTTAATTTATCCTGACAAACTTCAAATAACTGTGTAAACTCTCAGCTACATTGATTTCTAGTGAAACGAAgccttccaaaaattttaaaaaacagaCGCATTAACTTAAAGATTGTGTTATCcagtaggggtgtgcaaacggtcggttcggttccgaaccgaaccaaaccgataaaaccgaaaatcgaaaatcaaaaattttaaaaaccgaaccgaaccgattgataagagaaaatcgaaccgaatcgaaccgataaatatcggttcggttcgattttaaaccgatcaaaccgaaatttataaaatttcatatttttaacattaaatctaaataataaaaacataaaaacaaaaaaaattagaaatcaaaactcgaaaatcttaaggttcggttcggttttctttgatttcggttcggttcgattcaatttggttcggttttttttatttcctatatatattaataatttcggttctgttcggtttttttgatttttttatgaaaataaccgaaccgattaatccgaaattatcaaaattataaaccgaaccgcaccgaaccgattaaattttaaaaccgaaccgattgaactgaattaatcggttcggttcggtttttcggtttaaaccgaaaactgcacacccctattATCCAGTACGCTGCATGAGCTAAATGCCAAATACATTACCCGTTATAATTTATAAGAGAAAAAGAAGTACAAACAGCTAAACAAAGTGTTCCTCGGTCAGTTAGAAAGGTGTAATGCCTTGACTTTATGGGCATTTCCAATACCAAAGTTGAAAACTGTCAGAAAACCATACCTGTCCCAGTCCTTGCATTGAAGATTGTCTGAATTGTTGCTGAGCAAGGAATTGCTGTTGATGTGGTAATTGCATCATTTTTTGCCTTTgctgttgctgctgctgctgctgttgtTGTTGGGTTTGCTGCTGAGGAGAAGGAGTGTTCATCATGTTTGTACCAGACCTTGGTGAGTTGGCATATGGTAGTGGGGATGTCGTAGTATTGTCAAAAGAAGTAGCAGCTGTAGCAGCAGAGGGAGATGCAGCTGATCTTCCCATAAGTGTTGTTCCTGAAGCCTGCTGCAGATGTTAAATAAGAAGACAAAGATTGGCACAATGCAGCACAAATGAACTTGTCATCCAATGTAAATGGAAAATCAAAAGAATTCTCAGTAAGTAAAAGGAAAAAGTCAAAGCTCTACCTACTTCACCATAAACATTTTACGATTGATGACTTGCAATATAAACAATTCACATTACAAAGAAAAAGACTGCATTCCATGTTCAATTATTACATTCATAATAtataactaattattagccctgcGTCTTGAGCTCTATAAACAAATGGGAAATGAGCAAAATGAGCGAACACACATCTTGAGTTTGGAGTTTGGACAGAAACTATATGCAAATAACCATGAATTTCCTAGTGAAAATGATAGGATAACATGTGACCTTCAGCACAGCTCAATCAGAAGATAcagaaataaactaaaatatctagtcacacatatacacaaatgAATAGCTgcatatacaataaaaaaaaaaaatgtagagaATTCAGAATGAAACTCTTCTCTTCAAGAAGAAGTCAACAATCTAACCTGTAATAAAGGTCCCTGATTACTGATGCTATTTGACGACAGAGGTGGAGTGCTTTTCATGTACATCCCTGTTGGATAGAGTTTAGTGAGATTCCTCGACATCATTAATgtttcattcaaataaaaaattatgcgGAGTACTTAACCCATGGATGTATAAGACATGATTAATTATTACCAGAAGAATCAGAAAAATTATGCGCTCCATCCCCCACAATCAGCACATCTGCCAGATGCATTGGAAGTGCAGATGTAATCTGCCTCTGGTCTCCAGTCACCCTAAGTCCTGCATCCATATGACATTTTTACAAATGATTGATGACAAGTATTTCAGCCAGAATGTATAAACAACCTAAATGCTTCAATCAAAACTAAGGACCAACAAACAGACATCCAAGAAGGGTGACGTCAAACACTTACATTCAAGACTATCACAATTTAGTGCTACATTtggatttttaataatataactaCAACACTAATATTTCATATCCTTCTAAGTTTTGAATAATGCCTATTAAaactgaaaggaaaattttacaacAAAATTGGGAAATTCAAGCTTGCATGCAATGGCGGTTTAGAACAGGTAACTGACATGCTTACcattaattaaattgtaattatagATGTTGCAACAATGACCCTTAAAGGAATTAGTTTTGAGAACCAAATCAATCATACCCAGAAACAACCAGAATAAAGTTATTATTATGACAGAGATAGATGCTTCAAACTGTTTGAGTTTCGATTCCCTTCCCACCCCTtcaccaaagaaaaaaaattatcaaataaatcatgtgtatgaattttaaaatttgagagCCTAACCTTCACCAAAATTTACAGCAGCTCGAAGTAAATTCTCTTGTTCTTGAATTTTTGCAGCCTGACTCTTGTCTAAAGTTGGAAGAATTGTTGGCCCCTGTCGAGTACCAAATTGATAGGCTTTGCGAGTATCAGCTAATACTTTTTCAGCACTTTCACAGGCTGCCGCAATCATATCAATTATATTCTGTAATATTAGAAAGTCAAATCCCTGAATGCAAGGACTCCATGGATAATGCAGTAGATGGCCAATAGAATTCAATTCACCTTTAACTTCTCGATTTGTGAGGATATTGGCAAACTATGCGACCCCTGAAGCAATTGCTCTCTCTTGGAGTTGTCATCTATTTCCATCTCTGGCAATAGTTTTGAGGATAGCATAACAGGCAGAACTGATTCCACAGAATCCCAAAAGCATGCAATTTCCacattaaattatgatttatcaTTATCTTCTAGAAGGAAAAGAAATGGGAAGGTAAGTTGGAAAAGATAAAAATCTTCTAAACACCAGAAGCAATGCATGCAGATTCGCAAGCAGCTTTATGGATACATAAAGAAACTTCATATGCATGAATAAATATTTTGGTGCTGCAGAAACTTAACACCAGAAAGGGACCAGAGAAAAACTTGACCTCATATTACCACAATTGAGATAACTAAGGGCAGATTATCAACCGTATACAAAGAAAATTCTAATTTCTCAAAGATAGTCAGCTGTATGTATCTAACTACCATGCCAAAAAGAAAACATACTTGTAGCATTTTCTGCATTAACATTCTTCGGATGCACTACAAAAGCCTTCGAAACCTTCTTAATCTCGTCCACAATGTTGAAAAGCTCAAGGTTCACCATAGAATATTGCCCCAAAATATCTTGCCTGATGCACAACAGCAAAGTATATTAGTAGGACAAAGGATATATCTCTTCTAAACTCTCTTTTCGTGACATCGGTCATAAAAGTCAAACCCCTTTCACTTTCCTTCCACTTTCTCAATGACCAAACGAAGTATAAATTTCCAACATTTTAATCCACTTAACCGGACAG encodes:
- the LOC110665703 gene encoding mediator of RNA polymerase II transcription subunit 8-like isoform X3, with the protein product MEGMMQGQSQLQNQQPPPQMLVAERLNQAVVQQLNLESVKTRAISLFKAISRILEEFDAHARSNATPKWQDILGQYSMVNLELFNIVDEIKKVSKAFVVHPKNVNAENATILPVMLSSKLLPEMEIDDNSKREQLLQGSHSLPISSQIEKLKNIIDMIAAACESAEKVLADTRKAYQFGTRQGPTILPTLDKSQAAKIQEQENLLRAAVNFGEGLRVTGDQRQITSALPMHLADVLIVGDGAHNFSDSSGMYMKSTPPLSSNSISNQGPLLQQASGTTLMGRSAASPSAATAATSFDNTTTSPLPYANSPRSGTNMMNTPSPQQQTQQQQQQQQQQQRQKMMQLPHQQQFLAQQQFRQSSMQGLGQNQLPQLHDLQGQSQQKFQQMQFSQPLGHQQFQGRQLPSGYVQHGMGQNPLNQGNQLNRHLSQFSGTANNALFNAAQGAPNTQMIPNMSATMSSQPLVPRMQFGLTGSNPQRSHASQILNDQSILSVGVWG
- the LOC110665703 gene encoding mediator of RNA polymerase II transcription subunit 8-like isoform X1 gives rise to the protein MEGMMQGQSQLQNQQPPPQMLVAERLNQAVVQQLNLESVKTRAISLFKAISRILEEFDAHARSNATPKWQDILGQYSMVNLELFNIVDEIKKVSKAFVVHPKNVNAENATILPVMLSSKLLPEMEIDDNSKREQLLQGSHSLPISSQIEKLKNIIDMIAAACESAEKVLADTRKAYQFGTRQGPTILPTLDKSQAAKIQEQENLLRAAVNFGEGLRVTGDQRQITSALPMHLADVLIVGDGAHNFSDSSGMYMKSTPPLSSNSISNQGPLLQQASGTTLMGRSAASPSAATAATSFDNTTTSPLPYANSPRSGTNMMNTPSPQQQTQQQQQQQQQQQRQKMMQLPHQQQFLAQQQFRQSSMQGLGQNQLPQLHDLQGQSQQKFQQMQFSQPLGHQQFQGRQLPSGYVQHGMGQNPLNQGNQLNRHLSQFSGTANNALFNAAQGAPNTQMIPNMSATMSSQPLVPRMQFGLTGSNPQRSHASQILNDQMFNMGVSNPGSMMPIQPQQPQQQQQLGSQGAFGNMPPNAQNLVTLQNASQNHSNFVQQRQQNQQ
- the LOC110665703 gene encoding mediator of RNA polymerase II transcription subunit 8-like isoform X2, with the translated sequence MEGMMQGQSQLQNQQPPPQMLVAERLNQAVVQQLNLESVKTRAISLFKAISRILEEFDAHARSNATPKWQDILGQYSMVNLELFNIVDEIKKVSKAFVVHPKNVNAENATILPVMLSSKLLPEMEIDDNSKREQLLQGSHSLPISSQIEKLKNIIDMIAAACESAEKVLADTRKAYQFGTRQGPTILPTLDKSQAAKIQEQENLLRAAVNFGEGLRVTGDQRQITSALPMHLADVLIVGDGAHNFSDSSGMYMKSTPPLSSNSISNQGPLLQASGTTLMGRSAASPSAATAATSFDNTTTSPLPYANSPRSGTNMMNTPSPQQQTQQQQQQQQQQQRQKMMQLPHQQQFLAQQQFRQSSMQGLGQNQLPQLHDLQGQSQQKFQQMQFSQPLGHQQFQGRQLPSGYVQHGMGQNPLNQGNQLNRHLSQFSGTANNALFNAAQGAPNTQMIPNMSATMSSQPLVPRMQFGLTGSNPQRSHASQILNDQMFNMGVSNPGSMMPIQPQQPQQQQQLGSQGAFGNMPPNAQNLVTLQNASQNHSNFVQQRQQNQQ